The Faecalibacter sp. LW9 genome has a segment encoding these proteins:
- a CDS encoding GatB/YqeY domain-containing protein, with product MSLEANIMSQLKEAMKAKNTIALEALRAVKSELLLAKTSGAGGEFTEAQEIALLQKLVKQRKEAAEQFKANNRTELEEKELAQAEVIMQFLPKQLSSEELEVIIKEIIAEVGATSPKDMGKVMGAASSKLAGKAEGKLISEKVKELLNQM from the coding sequence ATGAGTTTAGAAGCAAATATCATGTCTCAATTAAAAGAGGCAATGAAAGCTAAAAATACAATCGCTTTGGAAGCACTACGTGCTGTAAAATCAGAATTATTATTAGCAAAAACTTCTGGAGCTGGAGGTGAGTTTACAGAAGCACAAGAAATTGCTTTATTACAAAAGTTAGTAAAGCAAAGAAAAGAAGCAGCAGAACAATTTAAAGCCAATAATCGTACGGAATTAGAAGAAAAAGAATTGGCTCAAGCTGAAGTTATCATGCAATTTTTACCAAAACAATTATCTTCAGAAGAATTGGAAGTCATCATTAAAGAGATTATTGCTGAGGTAGGAGCTACATCGCCTAAGGATATGGGGAAAGTAATGGGTGCAGCATCATCAAAATTAGCTGGTAAAGCAGAAGGAAAATTAATTTCAGAAAAAGTAAAAGAATTATTAAACCAAATGTAA
- a CDS encoding septal ring lytic transglycosylase RlpA family protein, with amino-acid sequence MIFPIANADGKILRGSEAELLEGQARIVLNPNERFNILADNDTIKPVNDSMSAEDEMKIKAVIEEAAEVSSGVVSWYGGKFHGRKTASGDRYDKNELTAAHKTLPFGTKVKVTNTRNGKSVVVEINDRGPFVKSRVLDLSQAAFNEIGHTNTGVMHVEYEVLNSNEN; translated from the coding sequence ATGATTTTTCCAATAGCAAATGCTGATGGTAAAATTTTAAGAGGATCGGAAGCCGAACTACTTGAGGGTCAAGCTAGAATCGTGCTAAATCCAAATGAAAGATTTAACATTCTGGCTGATAATGATACTATTAAACCTGTTAATGATAGTATGTCAGCTGAAGATGAAATGAAAATTAAAGCAGTAATTGAAGAAGCTGCTGAAGTTTCATCAGGTGTGGTTTCTTGGTATGGAGGTAAATTCCATGGAAGAAAAACAGCGAGTGGAGATCGATATGACAAAAACGAACTTACAGCTGCACACAAAACTTTACCTTTCGGGACAAAAGTGAAAGTAACAAATACAAGAAATGGAAAATCTGTAGTTGTAGAAATTAATGACAGAGGTCCATTTGTTAAATCTAGAGTATTAGACTTAAGTCAAGCAGCATTCAATGAAATTGGTCACACCAATACAGGAGTAATGCACGTAGAGTATGAAGTATTAAATTCAAACGAAAATTAG
- the mqo gene encoding malate dehydrogenase (quinone), with protein MKMEKQPQEVVLIGAGIMSATLSIILKKLNPEIKISVFEKLDKIGFESSEAFNNAGTGHSAFCELNYTPQGKDGNVDITKAINIAKQFETSKEFWSYLIDNNYISSPENFLRKTPHMSFVWGEDDVKFLRKRYEAMSQHPLFKDMQYSEDFEQIKAWAPLIVEGRNPNEKVAATFMEIGTDVNFGELTREIFKGLQAKGEITLETSHEVTDVTRLSNGKWAVKVKDLKSGNSKPVNADFVFIGAGGGAILTLQKSGIPESKKFGGFPVGGQWLICQNEEVIKKHFAKVYGKAKIGAPPMSVPHLDTRVINGKKSLLFGPFAVFSTKFLKEGSHLDLFKSVNLGNVGFLISCGLNNMDLTKYLIEQVMLSKAQKVESLKEYFPEAKLEDWFEQTAGQRVQVIEEQNGKGVLKFGTEIVSSADGSIAALLGASPGASTSVSAMINVLNKCFPELMKTQWNKEIKSMIPSFGEDFNNAQLIEESRARTNKVLKIK; from the coding sequence ATCAAGATGGAAAAACAACCACAAGAGGTAGTCTTAATTGGTGCTGGAATCATGAGTGCTACCTTAAGTATTATTCTAAAAAAATTAAATCCAGAAATTAAGATCTCAGTTTTTGAAAAATTAGATAAAATTGGTTTCGAAAGTTCTGAAGCATTTAATAATGCTGGTACTGGACACTCTGCTTTTTGTGAGTTAAATTATACACCACAAGGAAAAGACGGAAATGTTGATATTACTAAAGCAATTAATATTGCAAAGCAATTTGAGACATCAAAAGAATTTTGGTCTTATTTAATTGATAATAACTATATCTCTTCTCCTGAAAACTTCTTACGTAAAACTCCTCATATGAGTTTTGTTTGGGGTGAAGATGACGTAAAATTCTTAAGAAAACGATACGAGGCAATGTCTCAGCATCCTTTATTCAAGGACATGCAATATTCTGAGGATTTTGAACAAATTAAAGCTTGGGCGCCATTAATTGTTGAAGGACGTAATCCAAATGAGAAAGTTGCCGCTACCTTTATGGAAATCGGAACTGACGTTAACTTTGGTGAATTAACACGCGAAATTTTCAAAGGTTTACAAGCAAAAGGTGAAATTACTTTAGAAACTTCTCACGAAGTGACAGACGTTACACGTTTATCAAACGGAAAATGGGCAGTTAAAGTAAAAGATTTAAAATCTGGAAATTCTAAACCTGTAAATGCAGATTTCGTATTTATTGGTGCTGGTGGTGGAGCTATCTTAACGTTACAAAAATCAGGTATTCCAGAGTCGAAAAAATTCGGAGGATTCCCTGTAGGTGGACAATGGTTAATTTGTCAAAACGAAGAAGTGATTAAAAAACACTTTGCTAAAGTTTATGGTAAAGCTAAAATTGGTGCACCACCAATGTCTGTACCTCACTTAGATACACGTGTAATTAATGGTAAGAAATCATTATTATTCGGACCATTTGCGGTTTTCTCAACGAAATTCTTAAAAGAAGGTTCTCATTTAGATTTATTTAAATCAGTGAATTTAGGAAATGTTGGTTTCTTAATAAGCTGTGGTTTAAATAATATGGATTTAACGAAATACTTAATTGAGCAAGTAATGTTATCTAAAGCTCAAAAAGTAGAATCGTTAAAAGAATATTTCCCTGAAGCGAAATTAGAAGATTGGTTTGAACAAACTGCTGGACAACGTGTACAAGTTATCGAAGAACAAAACGGTAAAGGGGTATTAAAATTTGGTACAGAAATCGTTTCTTCTGCTGATGGTTCAATTGCAGCTTTATTAGGAGCTTCTCCAGGAGCATCTACTTCTGTAAGTGCAATGATCAATGTTTTAAATAAATGTTTCCCAGAGTTAATGAAAACGCAATGGAACAAAGAAATTAAATCAATGATCCCTTCATTTGGTGAAGATTTCAATAATGCTCAATTAATTGAAGAAAGTAGAGCTAGAACAAATAAAGTATTAAAAATTAAATAA
- a CDS encoding IS3 family transposase (programmed frameshift), with product MNSSDLERKKRKQRDYTLGFKLAVVSQIEKGDFTYKQAQKCYGIQGRSTVLVWLRKYGNLDWSKPIIHTMSKSEETPAQKIKRLEKELADEKLRVKILNTMIDIADEQLGTQIRKKYNTQQSSNSKNKINISCSCRLLGLSRQSFYAALKRHSIRESELLQVKKLVLEVRIKLPRIGTRKLYYILNEQLKELNIKMGRDALFDYLRRENLLITPKKQYTRTTFSKHWLRKHPNLYKEIEINKPEQVFVSDITYVKTKQAVCYLSLVTDAYSRKIMGYSVSENMNAENVSIALKMAIKNRINNEKLIHHSDRGLQYCSEYYQTILKQNQIIPSMTDGYDCYQNALAERINGILKQEFLIEKTKDITELTKMVEQSVYLYNNTRPHLSLNMQTPEMRHKKSEEIKSLRI from the exons ATGAACTCATCAGATTTAGAGAGAAAAAAGCGAAAACAACGCGATTACACCTTAGGCTTTAAATTAGCAGTTGTATCCCAAATAGAAAAAGGTGACTTTACTTACAAACAAGCTCAAAAATGCTATGGAATACAAGGAAGAAGTACAGTTTTGGTTTGGCTCAGAAAATATGGTAACTTAGATTGGAGCAAACCAATTATTCATACTATGTCAAAATCAGAAGAAACTCCAGCGCAAAAAATTAAACGGTTAGAAAAAGAATTGGCTGATGAAAAGCTAAGAGTCAAAATACTTAATACAATGATTGATATAGCCGATGAACAGCTTGGTACTCAAATCAGAAAAAAGTACAATACCCAACAATCCTCAAACTCCAAAAACAAG ATAAATATTTCTTGCTCATGTAGATTGCTTGGGTTAAGTCGTCAAAGTTTCTATGCTGCACTAAAACGTCATTCTATTCGAGAATCAGAGCTTTTACAGGTTAAAAAATTAGTTCTAGAAGTTCGAATAAAATTACCAAGAATAGGAACTCGAAAGCTTTATTATATTCTGAATGAACAGCTAAAAGAGCTAAACATAAAGATGGGTCGAGATGCTTTGTTTGATTATCTGAGAAGAGAAAATTTACTTATAACACCTAAAAAACAATACACAAGAACCACATTCTCTAAACATTGGTTAAGGAAACATCCTAATTTATACAAAGAAATAGAGATTAATAAACCAGAACAGGTCTTTGTAAGTGATATAACGTATGTAAAAACCAAGCAAGCCGTTTGTTATCTTTCTTTAGTGACAGATGCTTATAGTCGAAAAATAATGGGTTATTCTGTAAGTGAAAATATGAATGCGGAAAATGTATCTATAGCGCTAAAAATGGCTATTAAAAATAGAATAAATAATGAGAAATTAATCCATCATTCGGATAGAGGCTTACAGTATTGCTCGGAATATTATCAGACAATTTTAAAACAAAATCAGATCATACCATCGATGACAGACGGCTATGATTGTTATCAAAATGCTTTAGCGGAAAGAATTAATGGGATATTGAAACAAGAGTTTTTAATCGAAAAAACAAAAGATATTACTGAATTAACCAAAATGGTAGAACAAAGTGTGTATCTTTATAATAACACACGACCTCATTTGAGTCTCAATATGCAGACCCCTGAAATGAGACACAAAAAATCCGAAGAAATAAAATCTCTTCGGATATAA